The sequence ATGAAAAGATCGTCAAGGGAAGAGACCGTTTTTCTGGAAAAGCCAAGCTCGGCCGCCTCGCGGTCATCCATGGTCAGCAGTTCTCCGGCCGCCACCACCGTTGTCTTCCGGTAGCCGCGATTCTCTTTCCTGCTGCTGAACTCCCCGTAATCCCGGGCATCGATATAACGTATTTCACCGTCTTCGCCCTCCAGCCGATAGACCTCCATATCCGCGCTGACCATGGCCTCGGCCAGTACCGGCGGGTAGCCGTTTCTCCTGGCCAGGGCCCGGAACTTGGCCCGGAGCGGCGACTGGAACTTTTCACCCATCATCTTGACGCCCTCGCTGGAATAGCTGATCGGGGCCACGTCGCCCAGGGTGGTGTGCGGGGCCATATAGAGATCGTTGCAGGCCAGGGCGATCAGGGCCCCGGCCGAAATCGCCTTGTCGGCGATAAAGGCCACGGTCCGGCCCCGGGGGTCGCGAAGCAGGGTGTTGACAATGGAAAGAGCCGCATCGACCCGGCCGCCGAAGGTGTCGATCTCCAGGATGAAAAGGGTGGCTGGCCTATTGTCCGCATCCCGGATCGCCCGGCGGATAAAGGCGGCCATCCCCGGATTCACCTCCCCGGACACCGGGATCAGGTAGACCGCGGATTCCAGGGGCTTATTGTCCGCGGCCCGGGATGAGGGGATGATCACGGCCAGGCAGCAGAGGGTGGCAAGAAAAAGGACTCGTATCATCAATGGACCTGTAAGAAACCTGATGAACTCGTAACAACCCGAAAGGCTTCAAATGCCACCCAATAAAATCAACAAGTTACAAGACGAATCACGTCCGTCGAGCGGGTTGTTGCGAGACCGACAAACCTGGTCGAGCCGGGATTATTCAGCGTCTGTCACCCGGTTGCCGTTGTTGTCCCGGGCCAATAGTACCGGCACGGTGCGGGAGTCGACCAGGTCGGCGATAAAGCTGCCCACCACCACCTTACTCTTTATCCGGACCGGGATCTTGGCCGCATCGGCGGTGACCCAGATCTTGAGCTTGGCGTCCTTGCTCTTTTCAAACACCCCGCCCACATGTTTCAGGTCCGGCTCAATGAGAAAGGTGTCGTATTCACGGCCGGCAACCGTGATCGTTTCCCGTTTTCGCACCCAGACGATCCCGATCACGTTTTTGTTGCCGTCGCTGATCGGCCGGGAGATCTCCATGCCCTCGCGAAGATCCAGGCTGCGCACGTAATAGAAACCGGACATGGGGTCAAAGGAGCCCTCCATCAGGGGTGAGGTCCGGTGGTCCTTGTCAAAGTTCGAATAGCGGGCCACCTTTTCGCTCCAGTCAAAAAAGACCTTGATATCTCTTCTTGCCCGGCCCTCCTGCTGGTCCTTTTTATAGAACAGCGAGTGGGTCATATCGATGTTGACAATGGAATCGACCTTGTCGCGCACCTTGTAAAAAAGATCCAGGACCTTGTTCGAGGTGGCGGTCATTCGAAAATGATGGGCGGGCTGGCCCTGAAAGGATGCCCCGGGCAGCACCTCGAGTACCGCCGTGCCGGCCGGCACCATCTGCCAGCGAAGCTGATAGGTAAGCCTTTCCCCGGCAAGAAAGGGGACCTGCCGGCCGCTTGCCCCGGCCGGAGCGACGGCGGGGAGGAGCAGGAGAGCGCCGGCCAGAACGGAGACAACCAGAATGACCCAGTCCCGGCCCGGCCGGGTCGCACCTTGCCGCGGCCCGGCAAGGTGATTTATTTGATCCGCTATCAGCATAAACAACCCGCTTGTTCCCCGCGGCCGACAGGCGGGCCTTTATCCGGGAATTCATATTATTTCACAATCATTCTGATTTACCCGCCTTTGCCGGCCCTGTCAACAGAAACGGATGATACGGGCAATGGGTGAACCGTACAATGCCGGGACCGGTATCAGGTTCCAGGACAAGCTGCCGCCACTGCCCACGGTCCCCTGTTTTTCCCGTCCCCTCTCTTCTGTCCTCAGGCATTCATCCCACCACCCAGACGGTGAAACCCTTACTTTCCCGGACCACGGCGTTGGAGATGGAACCGAACAGAAACTCCTCGGCCTTGCTCACCCCGCGCTTACCCACCACCACCGTGTCAAACCCTCCCTCCTCCTGCATCTTGATGATTGTCCGGCTGGGTGGTTCGGCCGCGCTCTGCCGGCAGATGGTGGTGATCCGCTCCGCGGGAATGGCAAAGCCGGCCAGCTTTTCCCTTGCCCGGGCAAAGATTTTTTCCGCTGCCGCTTCCTTTTCCCGGATATATTCGGCCAGGGTGTGGCCCTGCTGAAAATAATAGGGCGGCGGCTCAGGGTAGACGTTAAACAGGCAGATGGTGAATCCCTCGGTACTGCCCACGATTTGGCCGACGTAGTCCACCGCCCGCATGGATATCTCATTGTCGTCCACGGCAATGAGAAATTTTTTCCCGGTATCCATCTGATTGCCCTCAAATTTTCTTTACCCGTCTTGCATTCACAAGCCCTTGCTCTGTTTCGCTCCGAACCAGCATGGCTGGACCGGATTTCAGGCCCCAGCCACAACGAAACAATGAAAGTCGCCCCGGACGAAGCTCCGGGTCCGGGGCGACTTTCATATAAACCTGGCGAGAAATGCGGATCAGGTATCAACGATGTAGCATTGATCCCATTTTTCCACCAGCTTGACCAACTGCACCATGGTCTGCTGGGTGGGAGTGGCCACCCGCTGTTCGGTCCCATATGCACAGAGCATCCCGTTCAAGGCATCCACCTCGGTGCGCTTGCGGTTGACCACGTCCTGGAGCATGGAGGACATGTTGGCGGCGGTCCGGTTGCAGATATCAAAGAGCAGTTCATAGAGATCCTGCCGGATATCGATATCGCAGGCCTCGGCCACGGCCCGGCCCTCGTCCACCAGCCGTTTCATCAGGGTGATGGACTCCATGTTCTGGAGAAGCATCCCGTTTCTCATCCGCAACACGGCGGAAACACTGTTGATGGCCGAATATACGATCACCTTGCACCAGAGCTTCTCCTTAACCTCCCGGGTCACCTCGGTGGGGATCCCGCTCCGGGTCAGGACCTGGCTCAGCCGCTCGATCCGGGGAGTGGGCTGACCGGTCAACTCGCCGATCAGGGTGTCGCCCAGGCCGCTGTGTTTGACCCGGCCGGGGCCCAGGCCGATGCCGGCCATGAAGGTAAAGCCGCCGATGATATTATCGCGGCCCACCACCTTTTCCATGATCTCCAGGTTGCCGAGCCCGGTCTGCAGGCTCAGGACCGGCGAATCCTCGGCAACCAGGTGGGCGACCCCCTTTACCGCGGCCCGGGTATCAAAGGATTTTACCGCCAGGATCACAAGATCGCACTGCTTGATCTCCTGACCGTTGTTCACCGCCCGGGCCGGGACACGGGTCATGGCACCGGGGTCTTCCACCCCGATATCCATGATCTCGATACCGTTCCGGTTGATCGCCTCAACAACGTCCTCGCGTGTTTCCACGAACCAGACCCGGTGACCGCCCCGGCTGAGCAGGGCCCCGAACACCCGGCCGATGGCGCCTGCGCCGACAATGACTATCTCCATGGCCCTCTCCTGTTTCACGGTTTTTCAGATCCACCCCTGGTAATCGGATTACAACACTTGGGCCTGCTTGTCAATCAATGGCCCCGCCTTTGCGCCAGGGGTCCCGGCGGGCCGGCCCGTTTCCGCGTGCTGGTTGCAGCCGGAACGTAAGCGATCACAGGCCTGGAGTTTACCGGGTTGCCGGCGCCTTACCCTGTGATTGATTACGCTGGAACTTATTGTCACCGCCCCGGGCCGGGCCGGCCGGTTGTCTCCCCGGTCAATCCACTTGCCGTAGCCGGTTCGCCCTGGTATGTTTGGCAATCTCCGTAACCGGACATCGGGCCGGACCATAACTTTTGGACCGCAGCCACAATCAATAATAAAAATCTCTCCGGACAACGATCTTGGTCTGGAACGATTTTACATATAAACCTGTTACCCCTGTCCGCCGACGCCACTCGACAAACATGGCCGCCTATATCCTGAAACGCATCCTGTTGATGATCCCCACCCTGTTCGGGATCATGCTGATCACCTTTATGGTGACCCAGTTCGTGCCCGGCGGTCCGGTGGAGCGGATGATGGCTGAAATCGAGGGCCATGGCGCCAAGACCGCCCTGGGCGCCACCGGCGAGGTCCGGGCCGGCACCACCAGTGGTCTCTACCAGGGCAGACAGGGACTGGACCAGCAACGGATAGAGCAACTTAAAAAACTCTACGGCTTTGACAAGCCGCCGCTGGAACGGTTCCTGATCATGATGAAGAACTACCTGGTCTTTGATTTCGGCACCAGTTATTACCACCACCAGAGCGTGGTCCAACTGGTGATCTCCAAGCTGCCGGTGTCCATGTCCCTGGGACTCTGGTCCTTTCTGATCGTCTACCTCACCTGCATTCCGCTGGGCATCTCCAAGGCGGTACACCACGGCGACCGGTTCGATGTCATCTCCAGCAGCGTGATCCTGGTCGGCTACGCTATCCCCGGTTTTGTCCTGGCCATCCTGATGATCGTCCTGTTCGGCGGCGGCAGCTTCTGGAGTATTTTCCCGCTCCGGGGCCTGGTCTCCGACAACTGGTCCGAGATGAGCCTCATCGCAAAGATTCTCGACTATCTTTGGCACATGGTCCTGCCGGTCACCGCCAGCACCGTGGGCAGCCTGGCGGTGATGACCCTGCTGACCAAGAACAGTTTTCTGGAGGAGATCCGCAAGCAGTACGTGCTCACCGCCCGGGCCAAGGGGTTGGGGGAAAACCAGGTCCTCTACCGCCATGTGTTCCGCAATGCGATCATCCCGATCATCACCGGCTTTCCCGGTTCCTTTATCACCGCCTTTTTCACCGGCAGCCTGCTGATCGAGACCATCTTCTCGCTGGACGGGATGGGGCTGCTGGCCTACCAGTCGGTAATGAACCGTGACTACCCGGTGGTGCTGGGCACCCTTTATTTCTTTACGATCATCGGTCTGATCTCCCGCCTGCTTTCGGATCTGAGCTATGTGCTGGTGGATCCGCGGATCACCTTTGAGAGCGTGGAGCAGAAATGAGCCGCCGCCCGGGAACAGGCCTGGCCCGGCGACGCTGGCGGCGGTTTAAAAGCAACCGCCGGGGCTTCTACAGCCTGGTTCTTTTTTCCATCCTTTTTATCCTCGGCATGAACGCCGAGTTGATCAGCAACGACAAACCCTTTCTGCTCTGCTATCAGGATTCTTTTTACTATCCGGTCTTCAAGTCCTATCCCGAGACCCTGTTTGGCGGAGATTTTGATACTGAGACCGATTACCGCGATCCTTATATCCTGGAAAAGCTCACCACCAACGGCAACTGGGTCCTTTTCCCGATCAATCCCCACTCCTACAACTCCATCAACCAGGCGATAGAGGGACCAGTGCCCTCGCCGCCCACCCGGGCCAACTATCTCGGCACCGATGACCGCGGCCGGGACGTGCTGGCCCGGCTCATTTACGGGTTTCGACTGTCAGTGCTGTTCGGCTTCTGCCTGACCCTGGTGGGTACCGGACTGGGGATCATTGCCGGCGCGGTGCAGGGCTATTTCGGCGGCAAGACCGATCTTTTTTTTCAACGCTTCATCGAGATCTGGAGCGCCATGCCTGAACTCTATCTGCTGATTATCTTTGCCTCGATTTTCAAGCCCAGCGTCCTGCTGCTGATCATCCTGCTGTCCATGTTCGGCTGGATGGGGCTTTCCGACTATGTGCGGGCCGAGTTCCTCAAGGGCCGCAACATGGACTACGTCACTGCGGCCAAGGCCCTGGGGGTGGGCAACCTGACCATCATGTTCCGCCACCTGCTGCCCAACGGCATGACCCCGGTGATCACCTTTCTGCCCTTTCGGATGTCCGGCGCGATCCTGGCCCTGACCAGCCTCGATTTTCTGGGCCTCGGGGTGCCGCCCTCCACCCCGAGCCTGGGCGAACTGCTGGCCCAGGGCAAGAGCAATATCGAGGCCTGGTGGCTGTCGCTCTCCACCTTTGTGGTGCTGGTGGGCACCCTTGTCTTGCTGGTCTTTATCGGCGAGGCCCTGCGTGAAACCTTTGATCCCCGCCAATCCCTGGTCGCAAAGAAAAAATGATGAACTTGCTGGAACTCAAGGAGCTTTCGCTGACCATCCACACCGAGACCGGCCCGGAACAGGTGCTTGATTCGGTGTCCCTGACCGTTGCCCCGGGCCAGACCGTGGCCCTGGTGGGTGAGTCCGGCTCCGGCAAGTCGGTAACCGCCTTGTCGATCCTGAGACTCCTGGAACGGACCGCCACGGTGAGCATGCGCGGGGAGATTCTGTTCGAGGAGCAGGACCTCCTGACCAGCAGCGAGGAACAGGTCCGCAGGCTGCGCGGCAACCGGATAGCGATGATCTTCCAGGAGCCGATGACCTCGCTCAACCCGGTCTACACCATCGGCGCCCAGGTAATGGAATCCCTGATTCTCCACCAGGGACTTGCCAGACAGGAGGCCCGGGACAAGGCGATCAACCTGCTGGCCCGGACCGGGATTCCGGACCCGGAACAACGGCTGGCCAGCTATCCCCATCAACTCTCCGGCGGGCAACGGCAGCGGGTGATGATCGCCATGGCCCTGGCCTGCCGGCCGGCCCTGTTGATCGCCGATGAGCCGACCACCGCGCTGGACGTCACCATCCAGGCCCAGATCCTGGCCCTGATCAAGGACCTGCAACGGGAAATGGGCATGGCCGTACTCCTGATTACCCATGATCTCAACATGGTGCGCAAGATTGCCGGCCAGGTTCACATCATGCGCCAGGGCCGGATAGTCGAGCAGGGAGATACCGAACAGATCTTTACCAACCCGGTCGATTCCTACACCCGACATCTGCTGGCCAGCGTGCCCAGGGGCTTCCCGGAGCCAAGACCCCGGGGAGCCCCCCTGCTCACAATTAAGGACATGCGCTGTCATTTTCCGATCAAGGCCGGGTTCTTTAAAAAAACCGTGGGCCTGATCAAGGCGGTGGACGGGATCTCGCTCACCATCCGCCAGGGATCCACCTATGGGGTGGTGGGCGAATCTGGCTCGGGCAAGTCCACTCTGGGGATGTGTCTGTTGCGACTCACCGGCTGCCAGGGCCGGATCCGTTACATGCGGGAGAACGGGGAAATCGATCTGCTCGCCCTTGACATCGCCGGGATGAGGCCCCTGCGCAAGGAGTTGCAGGTGGTGTTCCAGGATCCTTTTTCCTCGCTCTCGCCCCGGTTGACCGTTGAGGAGATCATCAACGAGGGGCTCAAGGTGCATGGAATCGGCAGAGATAAAAGAAAACAGCGGCAACTGGTGGAACAGAGTCTGCTGGAGGTGGGGCTTGTTCCGGAGATGGCGGACCGCTATCCCCATGAATTCTCCGGGGGCCAGCGGCAGCGAATCGCCATTGCCCGGGCCGTGGCCCTGAAACCGCGGTTTCTGGTGCTGGACGAGCCCACCAGCGCCCTGGACATGACCATCCAGGCCCAGATCATCGAGCTGCTCAAGGACCTCCAGACAAGACTCGGAATGACCTATCTGTTCATCTCCCATGACCTGCGGATAATCCGGGCCCTGTGTGACGAGGTGGCGGTGATGAAGGAAGGGCTGATCGTGGAATCAGGACCGGCCGGCGAAATCTTCCGCAACCCCACCCATCCCTATACCCGCAAACTCTTTGCCGCGGCCTTTGGGCTGGAAACGGATGAGCCGGGAACTGGAGAAACAACCAGCATGGCCGGCCAATATGGTCCAGCCACAACAAAAGAATGAAAGATCTCCCCGCCATGGCGAGCGCGGCGCTTTGTGGCGACTTTCAGAGAACCTGTCCCCTGACAACGAGTAAGCGTTCACCAGCACCTCATCTTCACCCATTTGGGCCTGCTCGAATAGCACCAGTATGCTTCGCTGTCCCAAATGAACGAATCTAAGCCACTGGTAAACGCTTACGGGCATGAGGTTACCGTAAATCCGTACCCCCGGTGAACGGTTACGACAACGATAAATTGCAGCCCGGTTTAACGGCCGAACAGTTTCTCCAGTGTTCCGCCGATCTCTCCGGCATCCCCGTCCAGGGGGGCGCCGCTGTTTTTTATCGCACCCTTGTCCCTGTCTCCGGGTTTGGCGGCAGCGCCTTTTTCAACCTTTGCCAGTGCCGTCAGGCAGGGATTTTCGTCAGTTTCGTCCTTGCCGGCCAGGACCGCGGCAATACCCACCGGCCCGAACAGGGCGATACCGCCCGCTGCCTTGCCGATGGCCAGCGCGGTCTGGCCCGGATCAATGACCAGGGCCGGCCTGGCCAGGGTGCCGCCCAGCTTGAAGGATCTGGCCAACTCAGCGAGATTGAGATTGAAACCGGCCACCCCTTTCTTGGGCAAAGGCTTAAGCGCCAGGCTCAGTCCCTCGGTCTTCAGGTTGATCCTGCCGTCCCCGATAACGCTCATCCGCGGGGTGTCAAGGAGCAGGGCCGTGGACCGGGCCAGGCCGTTCTTGACTGCAAAACCGCTGACAAAACAGTTGGCCTCGGTGTAGTCGGATTTCTCTGCAAGCGGATTGATCATCCGTGTCAGGGAGCCGGCCAGGTCAACGCCGATGCGACCAAGCTGTTTGTTATTAATCCTGCCCTTGCCCATCACCAACCTGGTCCTGCCGTCAAGGCTTGCCATCAGCGCGGCCACCGAACCGCCGCTGCCGGCCAGATCGGCCTCGATATCCAGCTTGCCCGCAACCATTTCCCTGGCCCCGATCTCCTTGAGCAAACGGTCCAGATCGAGCTTTTCGATTTTAAAGGCAGCGGCCAGCACCGCCTTGTTGCCCTGTTCACGCAAGGCAAGCCGGCCGGTCATCGAGCCGCCGGCGATCTTGGCGGTCATGGGGTCCAGTTTGAGACGGCCGTCTTTCAAGATGATCCTGACGGAAAGATCGTCCACCATTGCCCGACGCAGGACCAGGCGACCGATTTTGACGATAGCGGTGAGATCCGCGGCCTTTAAGCCGGCCAGTTTTAACGGGGTATCAGGAAAGACCTTTTTCTCTTTTTCCGTGGCCGCGACTTCGGCCTTTTCTTCTGCCGGCTGCAGGGGGCGCAAGTCGAGCCTGTTCGAGGTCAGATCGGCGGTGAGCCGGGGCCGGGGACCGCCCAGGGCAACCGATGCACTGCCCTTGAGATCGGATTCACCAAGGCGGACCTCCAGACCGGTTATGGCAAGGGAACCGGCCGGATTACCGCCAAGGCCGGCCGACAGTGCGACCGGGCCGACATCAGGTATCCCTTTTATTCCGGCCAGACCGGCAAGCCGGCCCAGGGACGGCGAATCAAGGGAAACCGCCAGGTCAAGTTCCAGCCCCTTTTCGGCCAGGGCCATGGTTCCGGCCGCCTTGATGGTGGAACCGGCAGCAGTCACGGTCAGGTCCAGGGGCCAGGGTTCGGCCCTTGCCAGCAGGGCATCGAGCCCGGCAACGGTTCCATTGACACTAAAAGCGTTCCGGTTATAGCTCCCGTTCAGATCCAGGGCCAGCCGGTCCTGTGGTGCCGGGGCAATGGTCATATCATCCAGCAAAAGCGTGTAGGTTTTACCGGTCCGGCCGTCCAGATAGGTAACCCGGCCGTTCTTGATCCGCACATTCTCGAGCCGGATCCCCGGCCCGGCGCCCCCTTTCTTGTCCGGCGCAGTCTCTTTTTTCCTGGCGCTGAAAACCCAGTTGCCCTGGCCCTGCTTGTCGGTCTCAAGCAGGATATCCGGCTCGATCAGGATAAACTCCCGAACAACGATGTTTCGTGACAGCAGGGGCAGAAGGGCGACCTTGACCTGCAGTTTTTTGAGGCTAACCAGCTCCGGCCGCGAACCCCAGGCCGCGTTTTCAAAACCAACATCATCAACCACCAGGCTGGGGGTCAAGCCAAGCCGCAGACGGACCGGACCGGCAATGGTAAGGGTCCGGCCGGTGGCAACGGCGACCTGTTCCTCGAGTACCGGTTTGAGGTTGGCGTAGTCATAGGTGGAAATAAAGATGAAGACCGCCCCGGCCAGGACGACCAGAAAAACAACCGGAATCCCAACAGCCTTTTTCCATCCCATAATTCCTCCTCCCGCTCTCCCCTGCCGGACCATACGCCCTTTATCAGGAAAGGGCATAGAAGCGCGGCAAACCTGGAAGCTCGCTGTGCTGTGTTATGATAACCGTCTATTACTCACGGTCCGGTTCATCCGCTTCTTCGGATCATTCCCCAGTTCCAGGCAAGCACCGGGGTTTTGTTCGATAAAGCAAATATTTGAAACTCCATCTCGGGAAGGCTGAGGATCGCGCAGGTATGGTTGAACTTCGTGCTTCCCGGATTGATCACCAGAACATTGCCCAACTGTTCGGCAAAAACCTGGTGGGTATGGCCAACCACCAGTACATCGAATTCAGATCCTTCCAGTTCATCGGTCCATCGCTCTTTCCGGCTTGTCAGGAGCTGTGCATGTTCATCCAACAGGGTGATTCCCTCCATGAGTGACTGTGGAGGACTTGCATGAACCAGGTAGACACGCTTCCCTTTGAGGGTTACTTCCAGCCATAAAGGCAGTTTCTCGAAAAATGTAACAACCCGCGCTGATTTCCGGTCAGCAGGGCGGTTCAGATACCAGAGATCATGGTTACCCGGAATCGTTTCACATCCACTCCCAATAAGCAGGTCAACGGTTTGCTCCAGCTCCGTCCCGTAGCCGGCAATGTCTCCACCACAGAGAACACGATCCACCCCCTGCCTCTGAAAAACAGCCAGGGCTTCCCGCACGGGACCTGCCGTGGCATGCAGATCACTGATTAAGCCGATTTTCATGGACACGGTTCATTGGCCAGTCTTATGGCGCAGCAGTGAAAAAATCGTCTATCCGATTGTCCGGCTGGAGGGGCAGACCCTCGAAATTATCAATGTCAACGCCGGGGCCGGAACCACCAGGGCCCTGTTTTTTTATAATCGTGCGGTTACCGGCTCAGAGCGACTCTGATTCTTCACGGAAATGGGAAGGGAACTGATATTTTTTATTGGTAAACAGTTCGACACAGGCGTCCACTGCGGCGGGCTCGTAGCAGGTGCCGCGTTTTGCGCTGATCTCCCTTAAGGCATGTTCCACCCCCAACGCCGGACGGTATGGCCGGTGGGAGGACATCGCCTCCACCACGTCGGCCACGGCGAGAATCCTTGCCTTGAGCAGAATCCGGCCGTTTTTGAGTCCATGGGGATAGCCGCTGCCATCGAGCCGTTCATGGTGCTGGAGTACGATTTCGGCAAGCGGCCAGGGGAACTCGATTCCCTTCAGGATATCATAGCCCACGGCAGGGTGCGGTTGCAGGATCCCGAACTCAGCCTCGGAGAGCCGGCCCGGATGGCAGAGGATACCGGACGGCACCCGTATCTTGCCGATGTCATGGATGACTCCGGCCATGTAGACCCCTTCGACCTTTTCCCGGGACAGCCCCATTTCCCTGGCAATGGCCGCGGCCAGATCGGCCACTCTCCGCTGGTGCCCGGAGGTATAGGGGTCGCGCATCTCAACGGTCAGGGCCATGGCCTCAACCGCCCCGTTCATCGCCTTGGACAGTTGCCGGGTTCGCTCCACGACCCGCAGCTCAAGCTCTTCATGGACCCTTTTCAGTTCCTCCTCGGCCTGCCGGCGCTTGGTGATATCCCTGACCATCAGGAAGAAACCGACCAGGCGCTCCTGTTTGTCCCAGATGCCGGAGGCCCTGGCGCTGATACTCTGCCGCTTGTCGCCCTGACAGCGTTCGATGAGAAATGCCTCCCGGCCGCCCTTGCCGATGCTGTTGAGCACAAACTTTACCTGAGTCAACAGCGTTTCGTCGTTCTGGTGGACAGCCCCGATATCCAGGCCCAGGACCGCATCCTTGCCTACCCCGAAGATATGTTCGGCGCCGGGATTGAAATAAACGACCCGATGGTTGAGGTTAATGGCGATTATCCCGTAATCGATTGCCGAGTGGAGGATATTGTCGAGATAGGCTGTCTTTTCGGCAAGATCCCGGGTGGTGCTCTGGATAACGCTGTCCTTTTCCCGGATGATCTCGCTCAAGGCCTGGATATACTTGCCCTCAAGACCCTTGACGATATCAGACTGGGTGGTCAGCCCCTCGATCCGGCCCTTGCTGTCAATCACCACCAGGCGACGCAGCTTTTTTTCCTTCATGATCGCAACGGCCGTGGACAGGGAGGTGTCGCCATGGACCGTTTCCAGGGAGTCGCTCATTACCTCGGCCACCGTGAGGCGGGAGAGATCGGGGTGCTCGATGAGCAGATGGGAGGCATCGCGTTCGGTAATAATGCCCAGTGGTTGACGGCCATCCGTCACCACGA is a genomic window of Desulfobacterales bacterium containing:
- a CDS encoding CBS domain-containing protein, which codes for MEKQKLADILTPDIVGVSPGTLISETMGLMTRNNISCVVVLDQDRPVGIVTERNIVKLVAAEWDRFHDGPVREMMSSPVVTAPADMDIFGAYNLLSTQGMRHLVVADGDQRPVGVVTLSNIVEHLTYESFVVIKRVSQVMTRVVFTVNRDAGLRKALIEMSRKSMSCIVVTDGRQPLGIITERDASHLLIEHPDLSRLTVAEVMSDSLETVHGDTSLSTAVAIMKEKKLRRLVVIDSKGRIEGLTTQSDIVKGLEGKYIQALSEIIREKDSVIQSTTRDLAEKTAYLDNILHSAIDYGIIAINLNHRVVYFNPGAEHIFGVGKDAVLGLDIGAVHQNDETLLTQVKFVLNSIGKGGREAFLIERCQGDKRQSISARASGIWDKQERLVGFFLMVRDITKRRQAEEELKRVHEELELRVVERTRQLSKAMNGAVEAMALTVEMRDPYTSGHQRRVADLAAAIAREMGLSREKVEGVYMAGVIHDIGKIRVPSGILCHPGRLSEAEFGILQPHPAVGYDILKGIEFPWPLAEIVLQHHERLDGSGYPHGLKNGRILLKARILAVADVVEAMSSHRPYRPALGVEHALREISAKRGTCYEPAAVDACVELFTNKKYQFPSHFREESESL